In the genome of Entelurus aequoreus isolate RoL-2023_Sb linkage group LG15, RoL_Eaeq_v1.1, whole genome shotgun sequence, one region contains:
- the chpf2 gene encoding chondroitin sulfate glucuronyltransferase gives MRISSFLAVFRPVLPLILGLSLGCSLSLLMVSWTQGDSEDSCKDEQVNGKLYLGRGDVHRDSMDGDEKEDFQPRIVPYHKDPNKPYKKVLRTRYIHTELGIRERLLVGVLTSRATLNTLAVAVNRTVAHHFQRTFFFTGLRSPKVPHGMAVVAHGDDRPVWLMYETVRHLHQHYSADYDWFLLAQDDTYMQAQRLSELVGHLSAGQDLYMGRAEEFIGGEEKARYCHGGYGYLLSRSLLARLQPHLDSCRNDILSVRPDEWLGRCIIDYLGLSCVEVHQDMTYRYFELGKNADLEREDSMQFKNAFTVHPVLEPNLMYRLHKRFSQIELERTYMQIQELQMQINNLSDLTPEGKAGVTWPVGVNPPFHPRTRFEVINWEYFTEEHIYSCVDTSPKCEMRGADRADVNSVLEIAVERLNERYQPQLRFLKRRLLNGYRRFDPTRGMEYVLDLALEAYTQKGHSQVIAKRVNLLRPLSAVEIIPMPYVTEATRVQVILPVTAQDQDYVGNFLDMYVMNTLDTHDNVLLTFLFIYDPFDAQRVSQTDVFAGVKAMIGEVEKRYGDVKIPWISVKTEVPSQVKLMDIISKKHPVDTLFFLASVWTEVNADFLNRCRMNAISSWQVFFPIHFQEYSPAVVYRDQPPSAASASSFASESLRDGHFDRRVFDEACFYNADYMTTRSKMAADILDNEEMLESMDVYDIFVRYSGLHVFRAVEPALVQKHVRRACNPRFSEDIYHRCVLSNLEGLGSRSHLAMALFEQEQANST, from the exons ATGCGTATTTCGTCGTTTCTGGCCGTGTTCAGGCCTGTTTTGCCCCTGATCCTCGGGCTGTCTCTGGGCTGCAGCCTGAGCCTCTTGATGGTCTCCTGGACTCAGGGGGACTCGGAGGATTCCTGCAAGGACGAGCAGGTCAACGGGAAGCTGTACCTGGGCAGGGGGGATGTTCACAGGGACTCGATGGACGGAGACGAGAAGGAGGACTTCCAACCACGTATAGTGCCCTACCACAAGGACCCCAACAAGCCCTACAAGAAAGTACTGAG GACTCGTTACATACACACAGAGCTGGGCATCAGAGAGCGCCTCCTGGTGGGCGTTCTGACCTCGCGGGCAACCCTCAACACGCTGGCGGTGGCGGTCAACCGCACGGTGGCCCACCACTTCCAACGCACCTTCTTCTTCACGGGCCTGCGCAGCCCCAAGGTGCCGCACGGCATGGCGGTGGTCGCTCACGGCGACGACCGCCCCGTGTGGCTGATGTACGAGACGGTGCGCCACCTCCACCAGCACTACAGTGCCGACTACGACTGGTTTCTGCTGGCCCAGGACGACACGTACATGCAGGCGCAGCGCCTGTCTGAGCTTGTGGGACACCTGAGCGCCGGCCAGGACCTTTACATGGGCCGGGCGGAGGAGTTCATCGGCGGGGAGGAGAAGGCGCGCTACTGCCACGGAGGTTACGGATACCTGCTGTCCCGCAGCCTGCTGGCACGTCTGCAGCCACACCTGGACTCATGtcgcaacgacatcctcagtgTCCGGCCCGACGAGTGGCTGGGCCGCTGCATCATCGACTACCTGGGCCTCAGCTGTGTGGAGGTCCACCAG GATATGACGTATCGTTACTTTGAGCTGGGGAAAAACGCTGATCTAGAGCGTGAAGACAGCATGCAGTTTAAAAACGCCTTCACCGTCCATCCGGTGTTGGAGCCTAACCTGATGTACCGCCTGCACAAGCGCTTCAGCCAGATTGAACTGGAGCGGACATACATGCAAATACAGGAGTTGCAG ATGCAGATCAACAACCTGAGCGACTTGACGCCAGAGGGCAAGGCGGGCGTCACATGGCCGGTGGGCGTTAACCCCCCCTTCCATCCCAGAACGCGCTTTGAGGTGATCAACTGGGAATACTTCACAGAGGAGCACATCTACTCCTGCGTGGACACTTCCCCCAAGTGCGAGATGAGAGGTGCCGACCGCGCTGATGTCAACTCGGTGCTGGAGATCGCCGTGGAGCGCCTGAACGAGCGCTACCAGCCGCAGCTGCGCTTCCTCAAGCGGCGCCTGCTCAACGGCTACCGCCGCTTCGACCCGACCCGCGGCATGGAGTACGTGCTGGATCTGGCGCTGGAGGCGTACACCCAGAAGGGCCACAGCCAGGTCATCGCCAAGCGGGTCAACCTGCTGCGGCCACTGAGCGCCGTGGAGATCATCCCCATGCCGTACGTGACGGAGGCCACGCGGGTACAGGTCATCCTCCCCGTCACCGCCCAGGATCAGGACTATGTGGGGAACTTCCTGGACATGTACGTGATGAACACGCTGGACACGCACGACAACGTCCTGCTCACATTCCTCTTCATCTACGACCCCTTTGATGCCCAGCGGGTCAGCCAGACGGACGTGTTTGCCGGCGTCAAGGCCATGATCGGCGAGGTGGAGAAGCGCTACGGTGACGTCAAGATCCCCTGGATCAGTGTCAAGACGGAGGTTCCCTCACAGGTCAAGCTGATGGACATCATCTCCAAAAAGCACCCCGTGGACACGCTCTTCTTCCTGGCCAGCGTGTGGACCGAGGTCAACGCCGACTTCCTGAACCGCTGCCGGATGAACGCCATCAGCAGCTGGCAGGTCTTCTTCCCCATCCACTTCCAGGAGTACAGCCCGGCTGTGGTTTACCGCGACCAGCCGCCGTCCGCCGCCTCCGCCTCCTCCTTCGCCTCAGAGTCGCTGCGAGACGGCCACTTCGACCGCCGCGTCTTTGACGAGGCCTGCTTCTACAACGCCGACTACATGACCACGCGCAGCAAGATGGCGGCTGACATCCTGGACAACGAGGAAATGCTGGAGAGCATGGACGTGTACGACATATTCGTCCGCTACTCCGGCCTGCACGTTTTCCGAGCCGTGGAGCCGGCGCTGGTCCAGAAGCACGTGCGGCGAGCGTGCAACCCGCGCTTCAGCGAGGACATTTACCATCGCTGCGTCCTCAGCAACCTGGAGGGGCTGGGCTCACGCTCCCACCTCGCCATGGCGTTATTCGAGCAGGAGCAGGCCAACAGCACTTAG